In a genomic window of Corynebacterium coyleae:
- a CDS encoding SDR family oxidoreductase, protein MDNPGTVLLLGARSDIGGEIAVRICSGREVVLAARSSDGLDDVKRRLLAAGATVVRAVNFDATDLDSHRRIVREAGEVTSAIVAFGILGDQELAEREEREAARIATVDYVAQVNMLTVLADEMARGEIFAFSSIAGWRARRANYVYGSTKAGLDAFCQGLSDKLHGTGLNLILARPGFVIGAMTEGMKPAIMSVTPDVVADAVVDAAAKGRSTTVWIPRRLAVLAMIMRLVPRPIWRHMPR, encoded by the coding sequence GTGGATAACCCCGGAACAGTGCTCCTGCTCGGTGCTCGCAGCGACATCGGCGGCGAGATCGCTGTGCGCATCTGCAGTGGTCGTGAAGTTGTACTCGCAGCGCGTAGCAGCGATGGCCTCGACGACGTGAAACGTCGTTTGCTTGCAGCGGGAGCGACTGTTGTCCGAGCCGTTAATTTTGACGCTACCGACCTCGACTCACATCGCCGCATCGTCCGCGAGGCAGGGGAGGTCACGTCCGCCATCGTGGCCTTCGGCATTTTGGGCGATCAGGAACTGGCAGAGCGCGAAGAACGCGAGGCCGCTCGCATTGCCACGGTGGACTACGTGGCACAGGTCAACATGCTCACCGTCCTTGCCGACGAAATGGCACGCGGCGAGATCTTCGCCTTTTCTTCCATCGCGGGCTGGCGGGCACGTCGCGCCAACTACGTCTACGGATCGACGAAGGCAGGCCTCGACGCGTTTTGCCAAGGACTCTCCGACAAACTCCATGGGACAGGCCTGAACCTGATACTGGCGCGCCCCGGGTTCGTCATTGGCGCGATGACTGAGGGGATGAAGCCTGCGATTATGTCTGTGACGCCGGATGTCGTCGCTGATGCTGTCGTTGACGCTGCGGCCAAGGGACGGAGTACGACAGTGTGGATTCCGCGTCGCCTCGCCGTTTTGGCCATGATTATGCGCTTGGTTCCACGTCCAATCTGGCGCCACATGCCGAGGTAG
- a CDS encoding M24 family metallopeptidase, protein MASMTFDASVYAKRRQMAADLVKQRGLSGLVIGTGAEFAYLTGSWASSHERLTALVISADGARVVAPMTDLLSLGLDGADDVEVIGWRDGENPYRLVADSLPDGPVGLGSSLTADHVFALQALLPRTDLAETEVAELFMVKDAAELEQLEAAGRAIDRVHERAAELLQPGRTEREVAAELNALILEEHETVAFVIVGSGPNGSNPHHDFSDRVLEEGDPVVVDLGGALPSGYQSDCTRTHVVGGRNKAKPDFLEAYDALERAFQAACDAARPGITAGELDAVARGVLEEAGYGEWFTHRLGHGIGLSGHEQPFIIAGSDVILREGMAFSIEPGIYKPGEWGMRIEDIVTLTATGMKTFNTTRRDLDAARG, encoded by the coding sequence ATGGCCAGCATGACGTTTGATGCAAGTGTGTATGCGAAGCGCCGACAAATGGCTGCCGACTTGGTAAAGCAACGTGGCTTGAGCGGATTGGTGATCGGGACTGGTGCAGAGTTTGCCTACCTCACCGGCTCCTGGGCGTCCTCCCACGAACGCCTCACCGCCCTCGTCATCTCCGCCGATGGCGCGCGTGTCGTCGCACCGATGACAGACCTGCTTTCGTTGGGGCTCGACGGCGCGGACGACGTCGAGGTGATTGGCTGGCGCGATGGTGAGAACCCGTACCGTCTCGTTGCTGACTCGCTCCCGGATGGCCCGGTCGGTCTCGGCTCCTCTTTGACCGCCGACCACGTGTTCGCACTGCAGGCCCTGCTGCCACGTACAGATCTGGCTGAGACTGAGGTCGCGGAATTGTTCATGGTGAAAGACGCTGCAGAGCTTGAACAACTCGAGGCCGCAGGCAGGGCAATCGACCGTGTGCACGAACGTGCTGCGGAGCTGCTTCAGCCGGGCCGTACGGAACGCGAGGTCGCTGCAGAACTGAACGCGCTGATCCTCGAAGAGCACGAAACGGTGGCGTTCGTCATCGTCGGTTCTGGTCCCAACGGCTCGAACCCGCACCACGACTTCTCAGACCGTGTGCTCGAGGAGGGCGACCCGGTGGTCGTCGACCTGGGCGGTGCGCTGCCATCTGGCTACCAATCGGACTGCACCCGTACTCACGTCGTGGGTGGCAGGAACAAGGCGAAGCCAGACTTCCTGGAGGCGTACGACGCGCTGGAGCGCGCGTTCCAGGCGGCCTGCGACGCAGCCCGACCCGGCATTACCGCAGGTGAACTCGACGCCGTCGCACGAGGCGTACTGGAGGAGGCCGGCTACGGCGAGTGGTTTACCCACCGTCTTGGACACGGTATCGGATTGTCGGGCCATGAGCAGCCGTTCATCATCGCAGGTAGCGACGTCATCTTGCGCGAGGGAATGGCCTTTTCCATCGAGCCTGGCATCTATAAGCCAGGTGAGTGGGGCATGCGCATCGAAGACATCGTGACGCTGACTGCTACCGGCATGAAGACCTTCAACACCACTCGTCGCGACCTGGATGCAGCGCGTGGATAA
- a CDS encoding S1 family peptidase: MSESLARSIARISMPGRSYCSGALITPDTVLTCAHFFRGVDESKVRVRIDDTTYRLKSAAPIPGTDIALARLTERSSAPLLAIGAPPKIGASTLTVGFGGRAKTPQGKPGLYLGKLPFSASRSFATRIRPAGLVYASPPAIKGDSGGPVFAHGKVFAVQSLIMDPMNRNLRIATVSLLPASYR; this comes from the coding sequence GTGTCTGAATCCCTCGCACGATCAATCGCCCGCATCAGTATGCCTGGACGTAGTTACTGTTCAGGCGCGCTGATCACGCCCGATACGGTGCTCACGTGTGCGCATTTCTTTCGCGGTGTGGATGAATCGAAGGTGCGTGTGCGTATCGACGACACCACGTACCGCCTCAAATCCGCCGCACCGATTCCCGGTACTGATATTGCATTGGCAAGGCTCACCGAACGCTCATCGGCTCCGCTGCTTGCGATTGGGGCTCCTCCGAAGATTGGCGCATCGACGCTGACGGTTGGCTTCGGCGGACGTGCGAAAACTCCTCAGGGAAAGCCAGGTCTCTACCTGGGCAAGTTGCCGTTTTCTGCGTCACGGTCGTTTGCCACGCGTATCCGCCCCGCGGGCTTGGTCTACGCCTCTCCCCCGGCGATCAAAGGAGACTCTGGCGGGCCGGTCTTTGCACACGGCAAGGTGTTCGCAGTGCAGTCGCTCATCATGGATCCGATGAACCGAAACCTGCGCATCGCCACCGTGTCGCTATTGCCCGCTAGTTACCGATAG
- a CDS encoding DEAD/DEAH box helicase, with protein sequence MLSPENSTPFLQEFAAAKPFDLDDFQIEACKAVEEDRGVLVCAPTGSGKTIVGEFAVSLALHRGTKCFYTTPIKALSNQKYNDLVAEHGEEAVGLLTGDTSINGSAEIVVMTTEVLRNMLYAESPQLDRLTHVVMDEIHFLADRDRGAVWEEIILNLSDSVSLIGLSATVSNSEEFGEWLSTVRGDTEVIVSEHRPIPLSQYMMVGRKMFPLFEPGTDGRVNRSLEHAIERIESGHSNEGRRDFEEGRGFRSRSRSGRTRGQDKVRPVGRPEVVSVLQGQDMLPAIVFIFSRAGCDGALFQCLRSRKELTTPEERSEIEQIIDDGVEGIPGEDLEVLNFKQLRTAWMRGFASHHAGLLPAFKHIVEQLFVRGLVKVVFATETLALGINMPARTVVLEKMVKFNGEAHVDLTPGQYTQLTGRAGRRGIDHIGNAVVQWAPALDPHAVAGLASTRTYPLISQFQPGYNMAINMLAMNGFDDSIRLIEQSFAQFQTDRSVVGEVRDIERLQTKVRILREKLERDISAFAPPSEDPAAELVEYSRLRRDLNDAEKKARREAIENRHTETVKILARLQVGEVIALPGKRKPELAAVVQPAAKQHDPRPWVTTERGWSARIDAASFRNPPMVVGRIKVPRHMQQQPRKHARKVADMLHRGHFNAPKRLREKARTRPNKQVLALQKAIRDHPVHHWPTHDRELLARTAEDIVRDERKLASLERRVDTSTDSLGRTFERIIGLLTEMDYVELVDGEPNVTDEGERLSRIHNVSDLLVAQCLKRGIWDELDPAELAGVASMVVFENRRATQGSPEAATDAMADAMNDTMRIYGELVSDEQRHNLPATRLPDAGFSLSMHQWTAGAPLGYALAAAAESGAELTPGDFVRWCRQVIDLLEQIKKTGYSDQIRDNANRAVDAIRRGVVAIGN encoded by the coding sequence ATGCTTTCCCCCGAGAACTCCACGCCGTTTCTGCAGGAATTCGCCGCAGCGAAGCCTTTCGATCTCGACGACTTCCAGATTGAGGCCTGCAAAGCCGTCGAGGAAGATCGTGGCGTGCTGGTTTGCGCGCCAACCGGCTCGGGCAAAACCATTGTTGGCGAGTTCGCCGTGTCCCTCGCCCTGCACCGTGGGACGAAGTGTTTCTACACCACGCCGATCAAGGCGCTGAGCAACCAGAAGTACAACGACCTCGTTGCCGAGCATGGCGAAGAGGCTGTCGGTCTGCTCACCGGGGACACCAGCATCAACGGCTCGGCTGAGATCGTCGTCATGACCACTGAGGTGCTTCGTAACATGCTCTACGCCGAGTCACCACAGTTGGATCGCCTGACCCATGTGGTGATGGATGAGATCCACTTTCTGGCAGATCGGGACCGTGGTGCCGTGTGGGAGGAGATCATCCTCAACTTGAGCGACTCGGTCAGCCTCATTGGTCTTTCAGCTACGGTGTCAAACTCCGAGGAGTTCGGCGAATGGCTGTCTACCGTCCGTGGCGATACAGAGGTGATCGTCTCTGAGCACCGCCCGATCCCGCTGAGCCAGTACATGATGGTGGGGCGCAAGATGTTCCCGCTGTTCGAACCCGGCACCGACGGGCGAGTCAACCGCTCCCTCGAGCACGCCATTGAGCGCATCGAGTCCGGCCATTCCAATGAGGGTCGCCGCGACTTCGAAGAAGGCCGTGGCTTCCGTTCGCGCTCTCGCAGCGGCCGTACCCGCGGCCAGGACAAAGTGCGTCCAGTAGGGCGCCCGGAGGTCGTCTCCGTCCTGCAGGGCCAGGACATGCTGCCCGCGATCGTGTTCATCTTTTCCCGCGCCGGCTGCGACGGCGCACTGTTCCAGTGCCTGCGTTCCCGCAAGGAACTGACGACTCCGGAGGAGCGCTCCGAAATCGAGCAGATTATCGACGACGGCGTGGAAGGCATTCCCGGCGAAGACCTTGAAGTGCTCAACTTCAAACAGTTGCGCACCGCTTGGATGCGTGGCTTTGCCTCCCACCACGCAGGTCTGCTGCCAGCGTTCAAGCACATCGTTGAGCAGCTCTTTGTACGCGGTTTGGTCAAGGTGGTCTTCGCCACCGAAACCCTCGCGCTGGGTATCAACATGCCGGCGCGAACTGTGGTGCTGGAGAAGATGGTCAAGTTCAATGGCGAGGCCCATGTCGATTTGACTCCTGGCCAGTACACGCAGCTGACCGGGCGTGCGGGGCGCCGCGGCATCGACCACATCGGCAACGCCGTCGTGCAGTGGGCACCGGCGCTGGACCCCCATGCGGTTGCCGGGTTGGCCTCCACTCGCACATACCCGCTTATCTCGCAGTTTCAGCCTGGCTACAACATGGCGATCAACATGCTGGCCATGAATGGCTTCGATGATTCGATCCGACTGATCGAGCAGTCTTTTGCCCAGTTCCAGACCGACCGCTCCGTGGTGGGCGAGGTCCGCGACATTGAGCGTCTGCAAACCAAGGTCCGGATCCTTCGTGAGAAGTTGGAGCGCGACATCTCCGCGTTCGCGCCGCCGTCCGAAGACCCGGCTGCAGAGCTTGTGGAGTACTCGAGGTTGCGTCGAGACCTCAACGATGCGGAGAAGAAAGCGCGCCGCGAAGCGATTGAGAACCGCCACACGGAGACCGTCAAGATTCTCGCTCGCCTCCAAGTAGGCGAGGTGATCGCACTGCCGGGTAAGCGCAAGCCGGAACTGGCCGCTGTCGTGCAGCCTGCGGCGAAGCAGCACGACCCACGTCCCTGGGTGACAACGGAGCGCGGATGGTCGGCACGTATTGATGCTGCCTCGTTCCGCAACCCGCCCATGGTCGTCGGCCGCATCAAGGTGCCTCGTCATATGCAGCAACAGCCACGAAAGCACGCCCGCAAGGTCGCGGACATGCTGCACCGCGGCCATTTCAATGCACCCAAACGTTTGCGTGAGAAGGCGCGGACCCGTCCGAACAAGCAGGTGCTTGCGCTGCAGAAGGCTATTCGTGATCACCCGGTGCATCATTGGCCAACGCACGACCGCGAACTTCTTGCCAGAACAGCCGAAGACATCGTGCGCGACGAGCGCAAACTCGCCTCACTTGAGCGTCGTGTGGATACCTCGACCGACTCGCTTGGCCGAACCTTTGAGCGCATCATCGGGCTGCTCACGGAGATGGACTACGTCGAACTAGTCGACGGCGAACCCAACGTCACCGACGAGGGCGAGCGTCTATCGCGTATTCACAACGTCTCAGACCTTCTGGTCGCACAGTGTCTCAAGCGCGGCATCTGGGACGAGCTAGATCCAGCGGAACTCGCCGGTGTCGCATCCATGGTGGTGTTCGAAAACCGTCGTGCGACCCAGGGTTCGCCGGAGGCGGCAACCGACGCGATGGCTGATGCGATGAACGACACCATGCGCATCTACGGCGAACTGGTGTCTGATGAGCAACGCCATAATCTTCCCGCAACACGCCTTCCGGATGCCGGGTTTAGCCTATCCATGCATCAGTGGACCGCGGGTGCCCCCTTGGGTTACGCCCTCGCAGCTGCGGCAGAATCCGGCGCAGAACTGACACCTGGCGACTTCGTGCGCTGGTGCCGCCAAGTCATCGACCTGCTCGAGCAGATTAAGAAGACCGGCTACTCTGACCAGATTCGTGATAACGCCAACCGTGCAGTCGACGCGATCCGCCGCGGTGTGGTGGCTATCGGTAACTAG
- the tatC gene encoding twin-arginine translocase subunit TatC, with amino-acid sequence MKAKVTNRRKNPTGEMSLVEHLQELRRRVLVSLAAILVGTIVGFIWYQYAPWRLMPLGEIIRGPYCSLPDELRADFTGDGECRLLATRPLEMFMLRLKIGALAGLVLASPVWLSQIWKFITPGLLKNERRYTFVFVTIAVILFVSGATLAYFILDQGFLILMSIGSEFQIAALSGGDYYNFLLSLIVIFGVSFEVPLIIIMLNLVGVLRYEHVKDKRRFIIVLIFIFAAVMTPTQDPFSMTILGLSITFLVELAFQFCRFNDRKRKRERPDWMDLDDEQGSGPIDAPTPVGSASPIGSSTSIRAAPIERPQPVHRAPATKSSTSQKRGFENDIDFGDVL; translated from the coding sequence ATGAAGGCAAAAGTGACTAATCGGAGGAAGAATCCTACCGGCGAGATGTCGCTGGTCGAGCACCTCCAGGAACTTCGTCGGCGGGTGCTTGTCTCCCTAGCCGCTATTCTCGTCGGGACGATTGTCGGCTTCATTTGGTATCAATATGCGCCTTGGCGCTTGATGCCGCTGGGCGAAATCATTCGTGGCCCATATTGCAGTTTGCCTGATGAACTTCGAGCAGATTTTACCGGAGACGGTGAGTGCCGTCTTTTGGCAACAAGACCACTAGAGATGTTCATGCTGCGACTGAAGATTGGTGCTCTCGCCGGTCTGGTACTGGCATCTCCGGTGTGGCTATCCCAAATTTGGAAGTTTATTACGCCAGGACTGCTAAAGAACGAACGCCGCTATACGTTTGTCTTCGTAACTATTGCAGTGATTCTTTTTGTAAGCGGCGCAACTCTGGCCTATTTCATCCTTGACCAGGGATTTCTGATCTTGATGTCAATTGGATCTGAGTTTCAGATCGCTGCACTGTCTGGTGGAGACTACTACAACTTCCTGCTGTCTCTCATCGTGATCTTCGGCGTGAGCTTCGAGGTGCCGCTGATCATCATCATGCTCAACCTCGTCGGAGTGTTGCGCTACGAACATGTGAAGGACAAGCGTCGCTTCATCATCGTGTTGATCTTCATCTTCGCGGCCGTCATGACTCCGACACAGGATCCATTTTCCATGACGATCCTTGGTCTTTCTATAACGTTTTTGGTCGAGCTCGCGTTCCAGTTCTGCCGTTTCAACGACCGCAAGCGCAAGCGTGAGCGTCCAGACTGGATGGATCTTGACGACGAGCAGGGTTCCGGCCCGATCGACGCTCCGACTCCGGTTGGGTCTGCGAGCCCGATTGGCTCGTCGACAAGCATTAGGGCTGCACCAATCGAGCGCCCACAACCGGTACACCGTGCCCCGGCGACAAAGTCGAGCACCTCGCAGAAGCGAGGCTTCGAAAACGACATTGACTTTGGGGACGTACTGTAG
- the tatA gene encoding Sec-independent protein translocase subunit TatA produces MTLPSGAELLLILFVILLLFGANKLPDLARSMGRSARIFKSEVKEMQNDEAGEQPKQQHEIESAAAQETRSAAQDADFWERPENQPRS; encoded by the coding sequence ATGACTTTGCCGAGTGGAGCAGAACTACTCCTTATTCTTTTCGTAATCTTGCTTTTGTTTGGTGCAAACAAGCTGCCGGATCTCGCACGCTCCATGGGTCGCTCCGCCCGTATCTTTAAGTCTGAAGTCAAGGAGATGCAAAACGACGAGGCTGGCGAACAGCCGAAGCAACAGCACGAGATTGAATCCGCGGCTGCCCAAGAGACCCGCAGCGCCGCGCAGGACGCCGATTTCTGGGAGCGCCCGGAGAACCAGCCGCGCTCCTAA
- a CDS encoding helix-turn-helix transcriptional regulator: MSTDLQRQERVVRLLNLVAYASNHADLTVMEIARDLGADPQQVRDDLDLLYMSGVGTGPGEMIELEHSWKGVRIIDDQGLTKPLRLTPVEASALLVLLDSLETMPGLVDARAVRSAADKIRTATTASGIGDAEHPTTSSIASTVAEALSAKQQLEVTYYSATSDTTSKRTIEPASLFHEDGNTYLRAADAGDIKTFRLDRIREAVLLDEPSTATDTDFDSADPFGMAQQAKAQLLIHPDATWLADYWDIDIESDVIDSETGWISAAMHYGSGDWLIRFCLGQADRVRIQEPAKLAAELEARVNSALEALD, encoded by the coding sequence ATGAGTACTGATCTGCAGCGACAAGAGCGCGTGGTGCGTTTGCTCAACCTGGTTGCTTACGCATCCAACCACGCGGACCTGACGGTAATGGAGATCGCGCGCGACCTCGGCGCAGATCCGCAGCAGGTGCGCGATGATCTGGACTTGCTGTACATGTCGGGCGTTGGCACTGGCCCGGGGGAGATGATCGAGCTGGAGCATTCCTGGAAGGGCGTGCGGATCATCGACGATCAAGGCTTGACCAAGCCGCTTCGCCTTACCCCAGTCGAAGCAAGTGCGCTGCTGGTGCTGCTCGACTCGTTAGAGACAATGCCTGGGCTTGTGGATGCCCGCGCGGTCCGCTCCGCAGCCGACAAGATCCGTACCGCGACAACCGCCAGCGGCATTGGCGATGCGGAGCACCCCACGACGTCGAGTATTGCGTCTACGGTCGCCGAGGCACTCTCTGCCAAGCAGCAACTTGAGGTGACGTATTACTCGGCAACCTCAGACACGACGAGTAAGCGCACAATTGAGCCTGCGAGCCTCTTCCACGAGGACGGCAACACCTACCTCCGAGCAGCAGATGCCGGGGATATAAAGACGTTCAGGCTTGACCGTATCCGGGAAGCGGTACTTCTCGACGAGCCGTCCACCGCCACGGACACCGACTTCGACAGCGCCGATCCTTTCGGGATGGCCCAGCAGGCAAAGGCGCAACTGCTGATCCATCCGGACGCGACGTGGCTCGCGGACTACTGGGACATCGATATCGAAAGTGACGTAATTGACTCCGAAACGGGGTGGATTTCGGCCGCCATGCACTACGGCAGTGGCGACTGGTTGATCAGGTTCTGCCTAGGTCAAGCCGACCGCGTACGCATCCAAGAGCCAGCGAAGCTGGCTGCTGAACTCGAGGCGCGCGTGAATTCTGCGCTCGAGGCGTTAGACTAA
- a CDS encoding helix-turn-helix transcriptional regulator: protein MADDSDMIIRQVGLTFALLNSPEKRDVAWVQRHVDGYGGRSRDAAGHLIRRDVAELRRLWVPAHFVDGEVWVDKDLYELPPVDLTAEEASVVGLAVDLSQPGSLGSFARSGWTKLAASGATRNLDAPTLVSVSNDIFQLRPETLRAIVACVRNKQRMSFDFVRAPGKDPERRVVDPWGVVSLNNRAYFVGYDIDRGAERVFRVKKISQVKRVNTSEPFHEQESDLQSIVEASLRGDLVDATVTVTDGAGEELALRGKRIADTITLTSVDRDWVVRAIASIAGNVVAVEPAGVREDVVKLLRTAAGEERR, encoded by the coding sequence ATGGCCGACGATTCCGACATGATCATCCGCCAGGTCGGCCTCACCTTTGCACTGCTCAACTCACCCGAAAAGCGGGACGTCGCGTGGGTGCAGCGCCACGTCGACGGTTACGGGGGTCGCAGCCGTGACGCTGCAGGTCATCTCATCCGCCGTGACGTCGCAGAACTGCGCCGACTCTGGGTTCCCGCCCACTTTGTAGACGGGGAAGTGTGGGTTGATAAAGACCTCTACGAACTTCCGCCGGTGGATCTCACCGCCGAGGAAGCATCCGTCGTCGGGCTAGCAGTTGATCTTTCCCAGCCAGGCTCGCTTGGCAGTTTCGCGCGTTCGGGATGGACGAAGCTCGCCGCGTCCGGTGCGACGCGGAACCTGGATGCTCCGACGTTGGTGTCGGTGTCCAACGATATCTTCCAACTCCGCCCAGAGACGTTGCGCGCCATCGTTGCGTGTGTGCGCAACAAGCAGCGCATGTCCTTCGACTTCGTCCGCGCACCAGGCAAGGATCCTGAGCGTCGCGTAGTGGACCCGTGGGGCGTGGTGTCGCTGAACAACCGCGCCTACTTCGTCGGCTACGACATCGACCGCGGCGCCGAGCGTGTCTTCCGCGTGAAGAAAATTTCCCAGGTGAAACGCGTCAACACGTCAGAGCCGTTCCACGAGCAGGAAAGCGATCTCCAAAGCATTGTGGAGGCATCGTTGCGAGGCGACCTGGTTGATGCCACCGTCACCGTTACCGATGGCGCTGGTGAAGAACTCGCCTTGCGGGGCAAGCGTATTGCCGACACCATCACGCTCACCTCCGTCGACCGCGATTGGGTTGTGCGCGCAATTGCCAGCATTGCGGGCAACGTTGTCGCGGTGGAGCCAGCTGGGGTGCGGGAGGACGTCGTCAAGCTTTTGCGTACAGCAGCGGGAGAGGAACGCCGATGA
- the pafA gene encoding Pup--protein ligase, protein MGVETEFGVAAYDGARQVLTPEEIARYLFRPVVAQHRSSNVYVDNAARLYLDVGSHPEYATAECDSLSQLLAHDKAGEWIYADLAETADKALAADGLGGSTYLFKNNVDSRGNSYGAHENYLVSRELALKSFGQQLLPFLITRQLICGAGKIAGDTFVISQRADQVWEGVSSATTRTRPIINTRDEPHGDSHRFRRMHVIVGDSNMSEPTFALKVGSMLLVIEMLEAGFDLPDMELTDPIAHIRDIAADPTGSTPLDLAAGGTVTALEVQRTTLEAAKRWLAQRPDEGTPNEEMARVVDLWERTLNAIATQDFSQVDTEIDWVIKRKLLEQFRAKLGCGWDHPKLAQIDLTYHDINRKRGLFYLLERKGLAKRWITDDAIAQAVANPPETTRAAIRGRFLAAVREADTPHNVDWVHLKVNRPEPRTIELLDPFANTSAEADDLIDYVNAHAGEGE, encoded by the coding sequence ATGGGCGTCGAAACAGAATTCGGCGTGGCTGCCTACGACGGTGCCCGCCAAGTGCTCACCCCGGAAGAGATCGCCAGGTACCTCTTCCGCCCGGTAGTGGCGCAGCACCGCAGTTCCAACGTGTATGTGGACAACGCTGCGCGTCTCTACCTGGATGTCGGATCACACCCGGAATACGCGACGGCGGAGTGCGACTCACTGTCCCAGCTCCTCGCGCACGATAAGGCCGGCGAGTGGATCTATGCGGATCTTGCAGAAACGGCTGACAAGGCCCTTGCGGCAGACGGCCTCGGCGGGTCGACCTATTTGTTTAAGAACAACGTGGACTCCCGTGGCAACTCCTATGGCGCACACGAGAACTACCTGGTCAGCCGCGAACTCGCGCTGAAGTCCTTCGGTCAGCAACTGCTGCCGTTTCTAATCACACGCCAGCTCATCTGCGGCGCCGGCAAGATCGCAGGCGACACATTCGTCATCTCGCAGCGCGCAGATCAAGTGTGGGAAGGCGTCTCGTCCGCAACGACGCGCACCCGCCCGATCATCAACACCCGCGACGAACCCCACGGGGATTCGCACCGGTTCCGTCGCATGCACGTCATCGTGGGCGATTCCAACATGTCCGAGCCCACCTTTGCGCTGAAGGTTGGCTCGATGCTGCTGGTCATTGAGATGCTCGAGGCGGGCTTCGACCTGCCAGACATGGAGCTCACAGACCCCATCGCGCATATCCGCGATATTGCAGCCGACCCGACCGGGTCGACGCCGCTCGACCTAGCTGCGGGTGGAACCGTGACCGCCCTGGAGGTGCAGCGCACAACGCTTGAGGCTGCGAAGCGCTGGTTGGCGCAACGCCCAGACGAGGGTACGCCGAACGAGGAGATGGCCCGCGTCGTGGACCTGTGGGAGCGCACCCTCAATGCGATTGCGACACAGGATTTCTCCCAGGTAGATACAGAGATCGACTGGGTGATTAAGCGCAAACTGCTTGAGCAGTTCCGCGCCAAGCTCGGTTGTGGCTGGGACCACCCAAAACTCGCCCAGATCGACTTGACGTATCACGACATCAACCGCAAGCGCGGACTGTTCTACCTGCTGGAGCGCAAAGGTCTTGCCAAGCGCTGGATTACCGACGACGCGATCGCACAGGCTGTGGCGAACCCGCCTGAGACCACACGTGCCGCCATCCGCGGGAGGTTCCTCGCGGCAGTACGTGAAGCAGATACGCCACACAACGTCGATTGGGTGCACCTGAAGGTCAACCGTCCGGAGCCGCGCACGATTGAGTTGCTCGACCCATTCGCCAACACCAGCGCCGAGGCAGATGACCTCATCGACTACGTCAACGCTCACGCGGGGGAAGGGGAGTAG
- a CDS encoding ubiquitin-like protein Pup — MATQQMHAAGGGGEDNGDNFDASQGAGQAQINTTGTDDLLDEIDALLDTNAEEFVKSFVQKGGQ, encoded by the coding sequence ATGGCTACGCAACAGATGCACGCCGCAGGTGGCGGCGGTGAAGATAACGGTGACAACTTCGACGCATCGCAAGGCGCCGGTCAAGCCCAGATCAACACAACCGGTACGGATGATCTGCTCGACGAGATCGACGCGCTGCTGGACACCAACGCGGAGGAGTTTGTGAAATCCTTCGTGCAAAAGGGTGGTCAGTAA